In Chromatiales bacterium 21-64-14, the DNA window CTGCAGCTGATTTCTATCCTGCTGGTCGCACCGTTACGCGACCTGGGCTGGGGACTGGCGGGCCACGCATAGCGGCGGTCCCCGGATCGTCGTGGGCGCACACCATGGGGCTCCACGCAGGTACCGACTCAGCGCCTGGTGCGGGTCTGGCTGCGGAACGCGCGCCCGATCCACATCGCCGGATCGCCATGCTCAGCGCGGGCACCGTGCAGGTCTATGGGTAACCCCGCCAATCGATCGCGGACCGTGCCCGCGCTGGTGTTCGTCTTGATCGAATCAACCAAGCTTGCGATCCCGAAGACGGATTTTCGTGCCGCGCACCGGACGACCCGTCACCAATGACATCCGAACTTCCATGGTACCGCTGGGACGGAGAGGACCTGATCCTCCAACTCCAGATCCAGCCCCGCGCGTCCCGGGATAAAATCGTCGGCGTCCACGCCGGCCATCTGCGCATCCGGCTCACCGCGCCGCCGGTGGACGGGCGCGCCAACGAGACGCTGCTGCGGTATCTGGCCGACCTGTTCCAAGTGGCCCGGAGCCAAGTGATCCTGATCGGTGGGACCAAAGGCCGCCGCAAACGGGTCCGGATCCGGTCTCCGCACCACCTCCCCGCACCGCTCCCGCTCCCGCGCCGTATGTGAACGGGCGCACGGTACCCGGCCAGCGCTTCCCTATACTCGGTATGGAAAGGGGTCGGCACCCGCTGCGCGCGGCCGTAATCCGCGCCGCGGTGGGTGTCGGTGTGTCAGCGCGCCCGCACGGGCGCCGGATCTGGGGCGGGGACCACCACGATGACGGCAGACCTCCTGCAGACGCAACTCGGCGCCTACAACCGCTGGAAACAGGTTCTGGGAAAGGCGCTGGGACAATATCAGCAGTGGCTCGACGGCTGCCGCCTGAGCCCACCGGACGCGGACCTGCGCATAATAGAATGCCTGGAAGCGCTGGATTCCGACCGGCTCGTGATCGCCTTCGTCGGCGAATTCTCCAGGGGCAAGACCGAGCTGATCAACGCGCTGTTCTTTTCCGACTACCGGCGCCGGCTCTTGCCCACCGAGGCGGGCCGCACCACCATGTGCCCCACCGAGCTGTTTCATGACGCGGAGGCAGTGGCCCCGTATCTCAAGCTGCTGCCCATCGAGACGCGCCTGCGCGACACCACCATCAGTGAATACATCCAGGATCCCCTCGCCTGGAA includes these proteins:
- a CDS encoding YggU family protein encodes the protein MTSELPWYRWDGEDLILQLQIQPRASRDKIVGVHAGHLRIRLTAPPVDGRANETLLRYLADLFQVARSQVILIGGTKGRRKRVRIRSPHHLPAPLPLPRRM